The genomic stretch tttaaacatATAGTTAACTATGAGAAGGCGCTTTCGTGGACACCCTTAATAGGTAATTGTATACTGAATGCTGCAATCATGAGATTATACTCACGAAAGTGTACACTATTATGTCTACATTCAATTTTCATAACTTTAGATACTTTTTCTTTACCACATTAAGATTAAATTATTGATCCAATAACGTGAGATTTTCGCCAGTGTATATGAATTTGTTGCTGGAATAGCTGTGTTGCTGCCGTGCTATTCATGGTTATCGAACATTCTCATCCACTAGACAAACAAACGTGCCGCACGTTGTCGCTACACGTGAGTGGGGGCACTGTCTCACTTAGTCAGAACGAGAGGGCCAAGGCAGAGCTGTTTGCTGCTCTCACGAATGCGGCACACGGTACCCGAACGAGACACGAACCGAGGGGCCGGCGACAACTTGTGGCTCTGGGGGGTGGCTTCGGCTTTTGGCATCTCATGCGGCTGCAATGTGAATAACGAATATTAGGTGTTCGTGTGGGTGTATCTGCCGTGTTCGGGTGTTCGGCTGCTCAACGAGTGCTTCGGCGTTGCAGCGCTGCGACTGCAGCAGAAGCTACTATATGCGGCACGCAGAATATAAGTAGCATACAACTCTCAGAGTTCCTTCAAAGCGGTTCGATTCGCGCAACAGCAAACATACTCCCAGTAgtatataattaaaaatattcctAATATTTCACAAAGTTCTTGAGATATTGAATCTATTATATTAATTGGGGTTTCCCTGATTGTAAGTTTCACATAATAAATCATAAAAGTTTGTCAAACAATGTTCCAAAAAGCAAAATCATTTCCAATGCATTCGGAAAATGCATAGCAgaagtatttattttttattattatttttgtaaaagtgtgtgcatatgtatattcgtgTCTTGGTATTGGTGCAAGTGAATGACTATATCTCTGGCAATTTCTTTTACAAAGACAGTAATTGAATAAAGTGGATTTTAACTCGCACGAGTATTATAGGTAGTTGGTGGATTTTAGATAAGAAAGACTTTAAAAAGAACATGCCCAGAAAGAAAACTATAATTAGTGAGAATGTGCAGAAGATCGAGACCTCAGAATGTGATATATAtgatcaaaaaataaaacatataaCAGACCTATAGAAAATCTAATCGAAATATCAATTATTTACAAACTATTTTCAGAGCTATATAGCACATCAGAATTTTCTGACTAATAAGTGTGATTTTTACGGCACCAAAAagtacacacaaaaaacaatattaGAACCAGATAAACCCAACCAAGTGCATGGAAAAGCTCAACGAAATCATCTACCAGACATATTTCGCAGAATTCAAATCACTCTCAAACCACGGTGGAAAACCAGACATATACCCAGACAGAGGCAGAAGAGAATATAATCCGGTAAGAGACCTAGAGAACACGAGCATTAAGAGCAATGGGGCGGGCGGGGATTCACGACCTATCACAGCTGACACTCACGTAGGCCCCTTCTGAAAAGCACAGAAAAGCTGAGTGAAAAAAGCTTGAATTATCGCCAGATTTGAATATGAAATAATTTATAacttaatatatacatatattggtATGATATTGAATATTATCAAAGGGTTCTTTATGAACAGACATGTTCCATATTCTTTCTCATTATTTCCaaggaaaaactggaaaatgccCAATAAAATTCTGTCCCAAAGGCTTATGTAAGTTGCAGCCGTTGAACTGCCTGCAATTGACAGAATTGGAGGCCTGGCCTTCAATTGTTGGGCTGTCAAAAGAAGTTCCACAAACATCAAACAAATTGGGGGAATTACCTTGCCTGTCGCTCTGGCTTTCTGTACCACAAAGATTCTGGGGCGGACaccattcatccatccataTTTCCCTGGGTTCTAGGCATCTTTCTTCCCTCAGCCTCATTtgattttcaaaatatttgtttatttatcttggctttccatttaaaatgcaaaatacgAGCTAGGTCATTCGTGGAATTGCTTGAATGAAATTCTTTTTCTCAGTCAGTCAGAAATTCAGTCATGAAGCCAATGCGCATATCATTTGCAGTTTTTCTTGTTCTTGGCTTCGCTACGAGTTTTATGTAAGTTTCATTCTATGATTTCATAACCAATCGACGGAAATGGTATTGGGGTTGCACGGAGTTCTCTATAGAGATTGATGGACGAATAAGATGTGTGTGAAAATTGGCGATTTTATTGACTTTATAACTAATAGTTTAAAGGCTCTAGAGATATTCAAAAGTGCCATTGGAGCTTAGCAGGATATTCATAAAGAAAGTATAAACTATACATATTTGTGGCAGAAGATAATCTTTGATTAGAGAAAGATCTATCATCATTTAAAGAAGTACGAGAAGATATCTCTTCTATATATTTTACCTTTAAATTTACCtttaaattccatttaaatttgaaatgttTCCTTTCCCAGGCCTTGGCTTCTCTTAATTATAAATCTATTGcctttaatttttaattttgttctaACAGAAGGGGATTATTTCCCTCATCTCCCTTCAACGGATTTTCAAATGCGTGCTATTTAACGTGCTCGCCTAAAAGCTTGCCACACAATAGCCATGCCCCAGCGCCCTAGCCAGTGCCCTGCCTCTCAAAGCTTTGTTTCAAATATAGCGTTGCCTATTAGCCAGGGAAATCGACTGTACCATCagaacaaagcaaaacaaaaacaattcaaagTCAGTTAAGAGGAAGCCATAAGAACGGGGGCCCCAGGAGCTGCGTGAAATTTTCCTGCTGCCAATTCAGGCGCTAAAAATACCTCAATGGGGGGTCTCGACAGCGTCTCAATTGTTTTCTGTCTCTTCTGGCAGCTGACACAGCCACACCCCCTGCCACTGTGGCCCCTATCTCACACCAGAAAACGGTTTATACAATCAATTTGAATCTCTGTGTGAGTCACATGCGGCGACATGCCTCTCCTCTCGAAGCTTTTCTCTGGTTATGTGTGCAtcgccatccccatccccatgctCAGCCTCCGACTTCGTCTTTGACTGAGACTGGGTGAAGGTTGGCTTCGGGAATTTTCTAGCTGGGAAAAGTGTTGTTTCTGGGAATTTTCTTTACCCGATGTGCCTCTCGGCTACCCAGCATGACGGGTGGCAACAGGGCTGCACGCACCTGGGCACGTGTATGGGATTTTTATTACGCTTCATATGAGAATCCTGCAACGACACGACTGCTGCCAGAGCTGCACATTGCATGTTGCGAGCATTCGATGGTCACATGCAGTCAACTCTTGGGGGGCTTGGGGATTTGGTTTCAGCTGCTGAAGAGGAGCTTGACCTTCTGGTTTTATAATTAAACGCCAGCCCAGCTACTTATTCGACTTTGTTGTGTGGGAACATTTCTTGAATGAATCGATATGAATTGGTTATGTTTCAATTGTAATTGATCATAATTAACATTTGCATTTATGATTTTAGCAGAGTATCAGAGTTCTTAAAGTTACATTAACAAATTCAGTTTCCTACCTAGTTGCAGTTACAAAGGACCCCAAAAGGACCATCTTGCATGCTCAAGAACGACAATGAGCACTGGAATTATACAGGATCAGCTCAAGATTAAACACGACTACAATTTTATATAGAcataaaagagaaaaaaagattATGGATTGGTTACTAACGGCGCCACAGTTGCACAGCGCATTCGCTTCGCTGGGTTCCCTGGAGGGTGACACCTACGTTGTCAGTCCGAATGCATTGTGTAAGTAAGCGAAGCGCCATGCCTCTGAACGATTTCAATAAGTCGGATATTCCCCCTTTAGCCATTCTAGAGGAGATCAACCACAAGCTCACGTATGAGGACCAAACGCTGCGCACCTTTCGCCGGGCCATCTGTTTTGGCCAGAATGTACGATCCGATCTGATACCATTGCTGGAGAATGCCAAGGATGATGCGGTGCTGGAGTCGGTTATCCGGATACTGGTTAATCTCACAGTGCCGGTGGAGTGTCTGTTCTCCGTGGATGTGATGTACCGCACCGATGTGGGTCGTCACACCATCTTCGAGCTGAACAAGCTGCTGTACACCAGCAAGGAGGCATTCACCGAGGCGAAGAGCACCAAGAGCGTGGTGGAGTACATGAAGCACATCCTAGAGTCTGATCCCAAGCTGTCGCCGCAGAAGTGTGACCAGATCAACaactgtctgctgctgctgcgcaacATCCTTCACATACCGGAAACGCACGGGATTTGTGTGATGCCGATGATGCAGTCCAACAATCTGCATGGCATCACCATGCAGAACACCATTCTCTGGAATCTGTTCATCCAGAGCATCGACAAGCTGCTCATCTACCTGATGACCTGTCCGCAGCGCTCCTTCTGGGGCGTCACCATGGTGCAGTTGATCGCGCTGATCTACAAGGACCAGCACGTGAGCACTCTGCAGAAGCTGCTCGATCTCTGGTTCGAGGCATCGCTTTCGGAGAGCTCCGAGGACAATGAGAGCAACACGACACCCCCGAAGCAGGGCAGCGGCGAGTCCAGTCCCATGCTGACCTCGGATCCCACTGGATCGGATTCCTCGGACAATGGCAGCCAGGGACGCGGTATGAGCATCAGCATGAGCCTGAACATGAGCATGAGCATGAGCATGAACGTCAGCATGAGCAGTCTCTGTGGCAAGAAGGAGACCCCCGAAGAGCGGCAGCTGGCCTTATGGGAGGGCACCGAAGCCACTCTCCAGGAGGTGAGCCGCAAGGGTCAGGAGTATCAGGATGCTATCGATGCGAAAGAGCGCATGGGATCTGCTGGGATTGACGATGATGAGGATTATGAGGACTCCGATTTTATACATCTGCAACTCCACCAAGCCATgcaggccgaggaggaggacgaggagtgTGACAACGAGGTGGCGGCCGCGTCCTCGGAACCCTTGAATCTTAAAACACAACCAGCTGACAATGTCAACGACACTACCACAACCACGAGTCTATCCAGCAGTATCATGCCGTTCAGGTCACCCCTGCCCGTCGGCAGTCGGCCATCTTACTCGCATGCCCCGCCGCAGCACCAGAGCTATGCGGCCTATGTGGCAGCCATCAAGCTGAGCCAGAAGTCCCCACATGCCGGCAAACTGCAGCTGACGAAAGGCAAATGCTGTCCCCAGAAACGAGAATGTTCCTCGACGCAGTCGGAGCTCTCGGACTGCGGCTATGCCACGCAGGTGGAGAACCAGGAGTCTGTATCCACCTCCAGCAACGATGATGACATGCCGCAGGGCAAGCCGTTGCACCAGAAACCGCCATGCAACACAAAGCTCAGGAATAAGCAGCGTCCAATTCTGCCGCCCCTGGACAAGAAGGAGCTGCGGCGCAAGAAGCTAGTGAAGCGCAGTAAGAGTAGTCTGTGAGTATTCAAAAGAATTTTTGGGGGTTACGGAGAGTGTATAATATAAGGTTTTTACACCCAATCCAGCATCAACATGAAGGGCCTCGTGCAGCATATACCCACGGACGATGATATTGCCAATCTACTCAAGGAGTTCACCGTCGACTTTCTCCTCAAGGGCTACAATTATTTGGTGGAAGACCTGCATGCCCAGTTGCTCACAAATACAGTAAGTGGAAACAAAGCCAAGCCCTAAGCCATGCCAAAAACATACACTAAGCCTTTAATATGTTCAACAGCTACCCATTGACACGTCGCACTTTTTCTGGCTGGTCACGTACTTCCTGAAGTTTGCAGCACAACTGGAGCTGGACATGGAGCACATTGACACGATACTCACCTACGATGTCCTCAGTTACCTCACCTACGAGGGTGTCATGCAGTGCGAGCAATTGGAGCAGTGTGCAAGGCAACGGGACAGTGACCTGAAGCCCCATCTCCGACGCATGCATCTCCTGGTGACGGCCATCAGGGAGTTCCTTCAGGCCATCGAGGCATACAATAAGGTTTCGCACCTCTCGGACGATGATCGCGATCATCTGCGGCAATTGCACATACAAATAGCGGACACGTCCGATCTGCATTGTctgtttgtgctgctgctgcgacgcTTCAACCCCACCATCTATTCGAAGCAGTATCTGCAGGATCTGATCGTGACCAATCACATACTCCTACTCATTCTGGACAATCGACCACAGCTGGATGGCAAAAAGACCGAAAATCTAACACAGCACGTTGCACAGTATGTTTGGAGACTTTCTTTACTTTTCCCTGAAGGGACACTTAATAAACGGGTTTTCCATCTATATAGATTCGCCACTTTGGAGGTAATGCATTACTATGGCATCCTACTGGAGGACTTTACCAGCAATGGAGAGTTTGTCAACGATTGCATCTTTACCATGATGCATCATGTAGGTGGAGATCTGGAACAGATTGGTGTCTTATTTCAACCGATCATTCTGAAGACATATTCACGCATTTGGGAGATGGAATTCACTTTGTGTGATGTGAGTTGTTATTGAACATCGAACCCCTTGAAAGAAAGTGTTTACTTATTGTGTAATTAATTACCATCCATAGGACTGGTCTGATCTTATCGAATATGTCATCAACAAGTTTATGAACACACCACCCAAAACACCCATGACTATACCCACAACATCCCTGACAGCCATGACCAAAGAGCATAATCTGGAGCATGCCAAATGGTAGGGTTTAGATTGAGACTTTTCTTAAAGATTATTTTACTAATCATTGCTCTTTTTTAGCTCTTGGAATGCCGATGAGATGGATACACTATACTGGTATTTTGTACAGAGCAGGAGCACCAACGATGTGGTCGGCAAAATTGTCCGACTCTTCAGCAACAATGGCAATAAAGAAAAATCTCGCATTTCAATcatccagcagctgctgcaacagGTAAAAAAACCCACCacaaagaataaaaaaataatgtcTTCATAAATGATTTCTTAATTTCTTAAAGGATATCATAACCCTTCTGGAGTACGATGACCTGATGAGGTACGAGGATGCTGAATATCAGAGAACGCTGTTGAACACCCCTACATCGGTGACCACCGAATCGGGAATTGAGATGAAGGATGGTGGCTTTGGCAGGCCATCAGGTGATATACAGGTACATTCGCGATTCTGCCCTAAAATTGTGTGTTTACCTAATGCCCATCTTCCTACATTCCACATTATAGATTCTTCTGGATCTAATCATCAAAGATCAAAAGGGCCAGCACTTGGAATGGGTGCAAAAGGTGCTCTTAGAATGCTGTTACATCAAATTGAACCTCAAGTCAGGCAGACAGATGCCACACATTATGGAACCAGTGGCCTATCACTACATCCTCCTGCACAAGTCCATCCCGGTGGTGCAGTGGAACAACGAGCAGTCGGCCGCGATGATGTATCAGCCATTCGTTCTGCTCCTGCATAAGCTGGGCATCCAGCTGCCAGTAGATGCGGGCTCGATCTTTGCTCGGATACCAGACTACTGGTCCGCGGCGCAGATGTACGGGATGGCCAAGAAGCTGGGACCCGTGAATAAACGTGAGTTTCAGTCCCACAGATCCCACGTCCCGCCTCCATCCAAAACGTCCTACATTTTACTCAAATGTTGTTGAGGTGATTGTATAGACCGTGttatcaaatatattttgctCATGCTCCAAAATTTTGATCATGGGAATCCGCCTGAGACCGCCTCCAGTCTCCCCACCTGCCCACCTGACCACCTGCCCCCCTACCTGCCTCACTCTCTCATTGTGTCTCTgtggtttgtgtgtgtatctcgATATGCTCTGTGCCTCTCTCCTTTCTCGCCATCTCGATCTTATAGAAGCCCTCAAGTTCGATGCCACCGAATTGGAagaagcagccgcagccgctgcggcCAGTGCGGCGGCCAGTGCTGCGTCCATGCGATCCCATCACAACAGAGGACCCCGCAATTCACTCAGCTCGCAGAGCAGCCTGGAGGTAGATATGGGCGATACAGACGGTGAATTACCCCTCATTCCCGAAGTGGATGCAGCTGTGGAGAAGGCCCATGCCATGGACTGCAGCTCTAGCTCGAACAATGAGTTCTTTGCTGTGCCCAAGGTCAAGACAGCCAATACAATGATGAGGTAAGCAGCATCTCTAAAAATATCCCTTAACTTTTACTTAATTcactttatttttctttattcaGATATACACCCGATACGACGCCCCCAGTTCCCAATTGGCTGCAGTTGGTCATGCGAAGCAAACGGAATCCACGCCCGGCTCCCATTGGAGAGATCAATGATTGGTGAGTACATAGGGGGCACCCATAACCCCACCTAACTTAAACACAAAACAATTCTGGAAAATCTTCAGATTTATGGCACACGGCAGCTGCTCTAAGGCTCTCCAAACATATTGTTAACATGAGCCgcatgctctctctccctcggtGTCTGTCTCTGGCCAAAACTGAAAATTTATGAACTTTAAGCCCCGTTTGGGGTCTGGTCTCCTAAATCCGTTCGTACATTTACTTTCGTGTGTTGACAGTTGTTGTCGCCAGTTGCGCACTAAATGTCAGCTCCGTTTTGGCCATTGTCTGGCTCTTAGAACACCCCCGTTCCCTTGCCTTCCCTGCCCTCACCTGATCTGGCCAGCCATCTAtctagatatacatatagtatgtgGTCATATGTATTTACCTCATCCGCTTTGGTAGACCCCACACGATCACCCGCTGCTCCTgccacggctgctgctgctgctcatgtTGAACAgcattttgcatttggttTTATGACTTTTTGTGTATGGCATTTTGTTGTTACACCAAACTTTTAGATTGCCGATAAATAGCCGGACATACCGATTATAGGATAAAGATGAAAGGGATATTGGGTCTAGTGTGGAATATGCCTGGAGGAACCCCAAAAAAGGGCTGCGGAACAGAAGTTCAAGACGTTTTAGTTCAGTAATCGAATTCATGAATGGGATAATAGATCGCATGCAATGTACTAAAATTTACTTCAAAAGTCATCCATTTAGTACAAACCGAACCCCATTTTAACTTTAATTTCATCGTTTTCCGATACAAATCCATTAGAAATATCCCTTACCTATAGAAATGAAAGTAACTTTTTTCACATAGAATACATGAACTCCTAtcggaaatatatataatatcttTCATATTAGTGATTACTTCATTAAAAAGTATCTCAAAGTCCTACCTAACCATCCCTCTGTTTGCTTATCCATGGGTATTCCTAATCTCTGGACTTCGTTACATCTGGAACCACTCAACGTAGTCCGTGTTTCTGTAAGAATCATTTACACCTCGGACAAGCTTTGTGGTGTCTGGGGCGCAGGCACAAGAAACATAGCCGGAGAACAGCTATCCAACAATCTATCCAATGCTATCCATGAGATACATGGGCCTGACCTCTGTCAGCGCAcccaacagcggcagcagcagcagcaacatgaaATGAAGTCATCGCGATTAGCACGCGCAGTcacaggcccagacccagtcaCAGTTATGGCTATAGCTATAGCTGTTGTATCTGATAGATACCACATATAGAGTCGGTTGTAGCTCGCAccctacatgcataaattgtCCGCATGATAATCTcccgagctgctgctgttgcagctgctcgAAATCCAaacgagtggagtggagtgtaaatcaatcaattcaTTAAGCTTATAGGGCACTTAACTTTAATAATCTGAACGAATAATCGACCGAAAATTGTCGGTACCCATTGTTGGTGCACTAATTAGAAATCTGAGCTTAGCCAGAGTTAGCCGCCATTAATCAGACACCGAGAACATCGAGAACACCGATCCGACAAAAACAATTGTTGTCTGAAATTGACATTTAGCGGAGGTTACACTCTCATCTCTGACGATTGCATTTGAATCCTTAGAAGAGGCAACAGCCGGTTTCGGTTCCTCGACCCCATGAGAATTACGAATTACGAACGATCTGAACCAGTTTAAGActaaaatttacatttttttgtgtgtgttgtcttTGGGTCTTGGGTTCTGCGTTCtgggaaatatttttgctgaTATTTTAGTGCATTCTGTGCCTTAGACACAGACGCAGCCTCTTTTGCCATTGTCAAACGAGTTTCTTTGGTAACTACTTTTTATATGGAAAGTAAAAGTCAAATGTTATGCGATCCCCGATCCCCAACTACGGTCAGAGGCCTCCACAGGGAGTCCCGCAATGGCaggcagtgcagtgcagtgcgtGAGTCTCCCAGTTGATATGGGAAATGAGGGCAAACAAGTTCTTCTTATTAGCTCAGCAAACTATAAAAAAACCACTTGACTGGAAAGCTGACTCAATAGTTTGGTTAGATCATGGGCTTTATTGAGAGAATGAGCAAAACATGAATGGCATCGGCCAGGAGGGAAAGTGATTCTTGGAATACCCTAGAATATCCAGCATCTTTATCTATATAGATATTTAAATCCCTATATGTTGGGAAAAATGCTTGAAAGTAGTCTTTGCCCCTCTGCCTGGATTATGTGCGTTACAAGCTAGAAATATGCCTATGATTCATTCAATAAATACCATCTATTCCCCTGGATGCCGTAGATTCCCTTAGAAGAGCAAAAGTGTCTCAATCAAACACTCCATATATGTAATTGCACAACTCTTTTTTCAAAAGCTTAGGCAAATTAACACGCAAGTGGGCACGAGGCAGCTCCACtatttttggttgttgttgttgtttctgcctGTTACCCTGGGGGGCGTGGGCGTTGACAAAAGGCAATTTTCCAAAGTAATTTACTTTGACGCCTGgcgaaaattgaatttgacatttttctcattttttgttgcatgctctttgctgttttttcttCGTTTGTTATTTGTTGTTCAACCCACAAGGAAGCCAAAGTGCAGTACCCCGTGGGCTGTGTATTGGACTCTCCAAAGTGTCTGTCAGTCGGTGGCAACACCAAAAGTAGCAGTAGCATGGGGCAGAAGACTACTTGCGAGCCATGTTTCGCTTTGGTTTTCCCAGCTTGACTCCCAGGTTCTCGACCTTCTTTTGGATTTTAGCCACCGATTTtgggtttggctttggctttggctgcgACTTTGGTTTAGCTTGGTCTGGTGAATATTGCTAACATTTTGCATTATTGCCAtggtcgctgttgctgttgctgtttgctgctgttgtggcagcTACAAAGTAATAAGTGCAACATGGACACCTATTGCTCTCTGGCAGAGAGTGGAGTGTTTTGTGCTGTGGATTGCTGTGTGGAGTGGCACTGCAGCTCCATCAATCAGTCTCATAAATCagtttaattattaaataaacaagttccaaaaacaaaaaacttcaGCACTCCAGCACTCCACAGAGTCTCGCTGAGTCACTGGAGTCGAGACACCAATCGGGGGGATGTGGACTGCTACTTGAAGCTGAAAGTGTGAGAATATATGGTATGGAGTACCAAAGGGTTAATTGAGCAACGATCTGTGATGGCTTTTGGGGgaaacatacgagtataaacCAATTTCCAATTGCATTCCCCCACTAACCGACTTAACTTTTCTTCTATCCATTTGCAGTATTTCGAGTACAGCAATCGTAAAAGGCGATGACGAGTGCAAAAGTAGCAGGTCCCTGTGTTCCACTATGTATCAGACAGGACAGACGATGGCAATGACGCCAATGCCATCCATGAATGCCATTCATCCGTTGAATACCATGAGCATTATGCCGCGATTGCACAGCATCATGGGGCCGCATAacgagaacagcagcagctctggCTGCGGCGGTACTGTGTACTCCCAGGCAATGGGCGTACTGATGACCACCTCTGCGGTGGGGGCCATAATGCGTGGCGATGTGGAGGAGGATGCGGCAATAAAGTCATCGTTCGAGAAACTGGAGGTCAAGGGCACGCATTTTGCCCGGGCCAGCCATTTGGAGGAGGAATATAGCGCCATGGTGGCGGATGCCTTCAAGAACGAGATCTTCAAGTGAGTTCCACAACGAATGCGAGCCGAAACCGATAGCCGAAAACCGACACAGAACCCCTTCTCCAATCAACGGTACGAGTAAGAGTGGAGCCGCAAGCCGGGCCCAGGAGTTCGCGATCAGCTAATTGACAATTGGACAGATTGCGCAAGAATGCCAGGCCCGGGCCAGTGACAGAATGTCCGCCTGTCGGGACTGTCGGACTGCCTGGACTGTCAATACTTAAATGTCTGGGATGCCAGACTGCATATCTGCACAGTGTCTCACATAAATTTATGGCAACCAATTATTCAATTTCAGCCATTTGCAACCGAAAATGGGAGGCAACTCCAAAAAGATTTATCTAAGCACTTTTATTTCTTGGTTTCTTAAGATTTCTTTTTCAAGATATCGTTGGAACTCTTTTTGGATGCAAATTATGCTTAGATTTTGGGctgggttttatttttttcttcgtttGGGGTCTTGTGAAGATTGTTTCTCATGATGTTCTCATGATGTTCTCATGATTATTGCAGCGACAATGTTTCGGTGGCTTCCGATCTGACGCGAATGTATGTGAGCGATGAGGATGAGAAACACGAGTTCCGTGTGTACCCCGCACACACTATCattgaaagcgagagcaaaatCTCGTGGAAAGGAgagaaaaaaggaaggaaggggAAGGGACAGTAGAGAAGAGAATTGAGTGTGTAATGAACTGTAcctaaaaaacaaataaaaaataattgtatAACACAACATACTCGTTACAGAAGATATTTACAGACAGTAAGCAAGAGGTTTGTCGAAACAactcaaaaaaacaaaaaaaggaaacataAATACCTGAACAATCAGCTATGCAAAGTATAATATATACCTGAACAATCAGATGTGACACAAAG from Drosophila pseudoobscura strain MV-25-SWS-2005 chromosome 4, UCI_Dpse_MV25, whole genome shotgun sequence encodes the following:
- the tim gene encoding protein timeless isoform X1; protein product: MDWLLTAPQLHSAFASLGSLEGDTYVVSPNALSILEEINHKLTYEDQTLRTFRRAICFGQNVRSDLIPLLENAKDDAVLESVIRILVNLTVPVECLFSVDVMYRTDVGRHTIFELNKLLYTSKEAFTEAKSTKSVVEYMKHILESDPKLSPQKCDQINNCLLLLRNILHIPETHGICVMPMMQSNNLHGITMQNTILWNLFIQSIDKLLIYLMTCPQRSFWGVTMVQLIALIYKDQHVSTLQKLLDLWFEASLSESSEDNESNTTPPKQGSGESSPMLTSDPTGSDSSDNGSQGRGMSISMSLNMSMSMSMNVSMSSLCGKKETPEERQLALWEGTEATLQEVSRKGQEYQDAIDAKERMGSAGIDDDEDYEDSDFIHLQLHQAMQAEEEDEECDNEVAAASSEPLNLKTQPADNVNDTTTTTSLSSSIMPFRSPLPVGSRPSYSHAPPQHQSYAAYVAAIKLSQKSPHAGKLQLTKGKCCPQKRECSSTQSELSDCGYATQVENQESVSTSSNDDDMPQGKPLHQKPPCNTKLRNKQRPILPPLDKKELRRKKLVKRSKSSLINMKGLVQHIPTDDDIANLLKEFTVDFLLKGYNYLVEDLHAQLLTNTLPIDTSHFFWLVTYFLKFAAQLELDMEHIDTILTYDVLSYLTYEGVMQCEQLEQCARQRDSDLKPHLRRMHLLVTAIREFLQAIEAYNKVSHLSDDDRDHLRQLHIQIADTSDLHCLFVLLLRRFNPTIYSKQYLQDLIVTNHILLLILDNRPQLDGKKTENLTQHVAQFATLEVMHYYGILLEDFTSNGEFVNDCIFTMMHHVGGDLEQIGVLFQPIILKTYSRIWEMEFTLCDDWSDLIEYVINKFMNTPPKTPMTIPTTSLTAMTKEHNLEHAKCSWNADEMDTLYWYFVQSRSTNDVVGKIVRLFSNNGNKEKSRISIIQQLLQQDIITLLEYDDLMRYEDAEYQRTLLNTPTSVTTESGIEMKDGGFGRPSGDIQILLDLIIKDQKGQHLEWVQKVLLECCYIKLNLKSGRQMPHIMEPVAYHYILLHKSIPVVQWNNEQSAAMMYQPFVLLLHKLGIQLPVDAGSIFARIPDYWSAAQMYGMAKKLGPVNKQALKFDATELEEAAAAAAASAAASAASMRSHHNRGPRNSLSSQSSLEVDMGDTDGELPLIPEVDAAVEKAHAMDCSSSSNNEFFAVPKVKTANTMMRYTPDTTPPVPNWLQLVMRSKRNPRPAPIGEINDCISSTAIVKGDDECKSSRSLCSTMYQTGQTMAMTPMPSMNAIHPLNTMSIMPRLHSIMGPHNENSSSSGCGGTVYSQAMGVLMTTSAVGAIMRGDVEEDAAIKSSFEKLEVKGTHFARASHLEEEYSAMVADAFKNEIFNDNVSVASDLTRMYVSDEDEKHEFRVYPAHTIIESESKISWKGEKKGRKGKGQ
- the tim gene encoding protein timeless isoform X2, with the translated sequence MDWLLTAPQLHSAFASLGSLEGDTYVVSPNALSILEEINHKLTYEDQTLRTFRRAICFGQNVRSDLIPLLENAKDDAVLESVIRILVNLTVPVECLFSVDVMYRTDVGRHTIFELNKLLYTSKEAFTEAKSTKSVVEYMKHILESDPKLSPQKCDQINNCLLLLRNILHIPETHGICVMPMMQSNNLHGITMQNTILWNLFIQSIDKLLIYLMTCPQRSFWGVTMVQLIALIYKDQHVSTLQKLLDLWFEASLSESSEDNESNTTPPKQGSGESSPMLTSDPTGSDSSDNGSQGRGMSISMSLNMSMSMSMNVSMSSLCGKKETPEERQLALWEGTEATLQEVSRKGQEYQDAIDAKERMGSAGIDDDEDYEDSDFIHLQLHQAMQAEEEDEECDNEVAAASSEPLNLKTQPADNVNDTTTTTSLSSSIMPFRSPLPVGSRPSYSHAPPQHQSYAAYVAAIKLSQKSPHAGKLQLTKGKCCPQKRECSSTQSELSDCGYATQVENQESVSTSSNDDDMPQGKPLHQKPPCNTKLRNKQRPILPPLDKKELRRKKLVKRSKSSLINMKGLVQHIPTDDDIANLLKEFTVDFLLKGYNYLVEDLHAQLLTNTLPIDTSHFFWLVTYFLKFAAQLELDMEHIDTILTYDVLSYLTYEGVMQCEQLEQCARQRDSDLKPHLRRMHLLVTAIREFLQAIEAYNKVSHLSDDDRDHLRQLHIQIADTSDLHCLFVLLLRRFNPTIYSKQYLQDLIVTNHILLLILDNRPQLDGKKTENLTQHVAQFATLEVMHYYGILLEDFTSNGEFVNDCIFTMMHHVGGDLEQIGVLFQPIILKTYSRIWEMEFTLCDDWSDLIEYVINKFMNTPPKTPMTIPTTSLTAMTKEHNLEHAKCSWNADEMDTLYWYFVQSRSTNDVVGKIVRLFSNNGNKEKSRISIIQQLLQQDIITLLEYDDLMRYEDAEYQRTLLNTPTSVTTESGIEMKDGGFGRPSGDIQILLDLIIKDQKGQHLEWVQKVLLECCYIKLNLKSGRQMPHIMEPVAYHYILLHKSIPVVQWNNEQSAAMMYQPFVLLLHKLGIQLPVDAGSIFARIPDYWSAAQMYGMAKKLGPVNKQALKFDATELEEAAAAAAASAAASAASMRSHHNRGPRNSLSSQSSLEVDMGDTDGELPLIPEVDAAVEKAHAMDCSSSSNNEFFAVPKVKTANTMMRYTPDTTPPVPNWLQLVMRSKRNPRPAPIGEINDCISSTAIVKGDDECKSSRSLCSTMYQTGQTMAMTPMPSMNAIHPLNTMSIMPRLHSIMGPHNENSSSSGCGGTVYSQAMGVLMTTSAVGAIMRGDVEEDAAIKSSFEKLEVKGTHFARASHLEEEYSAMVADAFKNEIFK